One window of Thermocoleostomius sinensis A174 genomic DNA carries:
- a CDS encoding MSMEG_0569 family flavin-dependent oxidoreductase, protein MSNHYSVIIVGGGQAGLSMSYCLKERGIDHLIFEKHQIAHSWRTYRWDSFCLVTPNWQCQLPNYPYSGDDPNGFMKRDEIVRYIESYAASFAPPIKEGVEVLGVSKDKTQELFHVATSIGQYTAEQVVIATGGYHRPKIPSIAERLPEEVVQLHSSQYKNPQSLPDRAVLVVGTGQSGCQIAEDLHLAGKQVHLCVGGAPRSPRRYRGKDVVDWLDQMGYYDLSIDEHPQKEKVRTKANHYVTGRDGGREIDLREFALQGMQLHGRLKTIHRGRLEFWDDLQQNLDQADAVAESIKNTIDRFIETHQIDAPTEPPYQPVWQPESPALSLALDEANIGAVVWCTGYHADFSWVDVPVFDGKGYPGHDRGVTSVRGLYFLGLPWLYTWGSGRFSGIARDATYLADYITTRQKTAHANDWSIVNEFLLGS, encoded by the coding sequence CACCAAATTGCCCATTCATGGCGCACGTATCGATGGGACTCGTTTTGTCTAGTCACTCCGAATTGGCAATGCCAGCTTCCAAACTATCCCTATTCTGGCGACGATCCCAATGGGTTTATGAAGCGGGATGAAATTGTTCGGTATATTGAGTCCTATGCCGCCTCTTTTGCTCCACCAATTAAAGAAGGCGTGGAGGTACTAGGGGTCAGTAAGGACAAAACGCAAGAGCTTTTTCACGTTGCTACGTCGATCGGGCAGTACACAGCCGAGCAAGTGGTGATTGCAACAGGTGGCTATCATCGTCCTAAGATTCCATCGATTGCAGAACGGCTGCCTGAGGAGGTTGTTCAGCTACACTCTTCGCAGTATAAAAACCCGCAGTCCTTACCCGATCGGGCAGTATTGGTCGTTGGCACGGGACAGTCAGGTTGTCAGATTGCTGAGGATTTGCATCTGGCAGGCAAGCAAGTTCACCTTTGTGTAGGTGGGGCCCCGCGATCGCCCAGACGCTATCGAGGCAAGGATGTGGTTGATTGGCTTGATCAGATGGGATACTACGATCTGTCGATCGATGAACATCCTCAAAAGGAGAAAGTGCGGACAAAAGCTAATCATTATGTCACAGGACGAGACGGCGGCCGCGAAATTGATTTGCGGGAATTTGCCTTGCAGGGAATGCAACTGCATGGGCGGCTGAAAACCATTCATCGAGGAAGATTGGAGTTTTGGGACGATTTGCAACAGAATCTCGATCAAGCCGATGCCGTGGCTGAAAGCATTAAGAACACAATTGATCGGTTTATCGAAACGCATCAGATTGATGCCCCCACCGAGCCGCCCTATCAGCCTGTCTGGCAGCCAGAATCCCCCGCTTTGAGCCTCGCTTTGGACGAGGCCAATATTGGCGCTGTCGTTTGGTGTACGGGCTATCACGCCGATTTTAGCTGGGTTGACGTTCCAGTATTTGATGGCAAAGGCTATCCAGGGCACGATCGCGGTGTCACCTCGGTACGCGGACTGTACTTTTTGGGGCTACCGTGGCTCTACACGTGGGGATCGGGGCGGTTTTCAGGGATTGCCCGAGATGCAACCTATCTAGCAGATTACATTACTACTCGCCAGAAAACGGCACATGCTAACGATTGGAGCATTGTCAATGAGTTTTTGCTGGGATCATAG
- a CDS encoding cation-translocating P-type ATPase yields MNDVPPEQILWYTVDTDRAVEVLKSDRQTGLMPEQIARRQAQYGPNELQDMGGRSSWAILIDQFKNIMLIMLIAVAIISGVLDLLDFRAKTIPGDIPFKDTVAILAIVILNGILGYVQESRAEKALAALKSLSSPRVRVIRDGKTSEIAAEALVPGDLMLLETGGQVAADGRLLEAFNLQVREAALTGESQAVTKQPQICLPEDTAIGDRVNLVFQGTEVVQGRGTVLVTNTGMQTELGKIATMLQTVETEPTPLQQRMDQLSQALVTGSLILVAIVVAGGLILSGWQNFRDLLEVSLSMAVAVVPEGLPAVITVTLALGTQRMVRRHALIRKLPAVETLGSVTHICSDKTGTLTQNKMVVQAVHPITGSFRVSGDGYAPEGEFYSVETSSKSTDRPITVQDHPDLHLLLLACALCNDAALQKEKGDWMILGDPTEGALLTVAGKAGLQRDQCAFQLPRVAEIPFTSERKRMSVVVERMKAESSRTTIIPQLIIPHSSSPSSLILFCKGSPELILEHCQYMQRGDRIEPLQSAQRDRILSHNNQLASCGLRVLGMAYKPLETLPSEMGEDEAEQDLVWLGLVDMLDAPRSEVQEAVARCRTAGIHPIMITGDHQLTACAIAEALGIAKTGDEILTGRDLEKASPTELEAHVDRVCVYARVAPEHKLRIVQALQRRRNIVAMTGDGVNDAPALKQADIGIAMGITGTDVSKEASDMVLLDDNFATIVAAVEEGRVVYTNIRRFIKYILGSNIGEVLTIAASPLLVASGGVPLTPLQILWMNLVTDGLPALALAVEPAEPNVMKRPPHDPSESIFARGLGAYILRIGVVLSIITIALMVWGYNYTLTTYGVEDQRWKTMVFTTLCLSQMGHAMAIRSNSRMTIELNPLSNPFLLVAVGLTTMLQLLLVYVEPLRNFFGTHYLTPMELAVCLGFSVLLFTWIELEKLVMRFLFKRKIED; encoded by the coding sequence ATGAACGATGTTCCACCTGAGCAGATCCTGTGGTACACGGTTGACACCGATCGGGCAGTTGAGGTACTCAAAAGCGATCGACAAACGGGATTAATGCCCGAACAAATTGCCAGACGGCAAGCCCAGTATGGCCCGAATGAACTCCAAGACATGGGAGGGCGAAGTTCTTGGGCGATTTTGATTGATCAGTTTAAAAACATCATGCTGATCATGCTGATAGCTGTGGCCATTATCTCTGGCGTGCTAGATCTGCTAGATTTCCGAGCCAAGACGATACCCGGCGACATTCCCTTTAAAGATACGGTGGCAATTTTGGCGATCGTCATTCTCAATGGCATTTTGGGCTATGTGCAAGAAAGCCGTGCCGAAAAAGCTCTGGCGGCCCTCAAAAGCTTGTCATCCCCCAGAGTACGAGTCATTCGCGATGGCAAAACTAGCGAAATTGCGGCTGAAGCGTTGGTTCCGGGTGATCTGATGTTGCTAGAAACGGGAGGACAGGTAGCAGCCGACGGGCGCTTGCTAGAGGCATTTAATTTACAGGTACGAGAAGCGGCACTAACCGGGGAATCTCAGGCAGTAACAAAGCAGCCGCAGATATGCTTGCCAGAAGATACTGCCATTGGCGATCGAGTAAACCTGGTATTTCAAGGAACAGAAGTGGTGCAGGGGCGCGGTACGGTGTTAGTGACCAATACGGGAATGCAGACCGAACTGGGCAAAATTGCCACGATGCTGCAAACGGTAGAAACCGAACCAACTCCGCTTCAGCAGCGCATGGACCAACTGAGCCAAGCTCTTGTCACTGGATCGCTGATTTTGGTGGCGATCGTGGTGGCAGGTGGGTTAATCCTGTCAGGCTGGCAAAATTTCAGAGACTTGTTGGAGGTGTCTCTGAGCATGGCGGTGGCTGTTGTACCCGAAGGACTTCCAGCCGTGATCACCGTGACGTTAGCGTTGGGAACTCAGCGAATGGTGCGCCGTCATGCCCTAATTCGCAAATTGCCCGCCGTAGAAACCCTGGGGTCTGTTACCCATATTTGCTCCGACAAAACTGGAACCCTGACCCAAAACAAAATGGTGGTGCAAGCGGTGCATCCGATCACAGGCTCCTTTCGAGTCAGTGGGGATGGCTACGCGCCAGAGGGAGAATTTTACTCGGTTGAAACCTCCTCCAAGTCAACCGATCGCCCCATTACAGTTCAGGATCATCCCGATCTACATTTGCTATTACTAGCCTGCGCCTTGTGCAACGATGCTGCCTTACAAAAAGAAAAAGGTGATTGGATGATTTTGGGAGATCCCACTGAAGGGGCACTGTTGACCGTGGCGGGCAAAGCCGGACTGCAACGCGATCAGTGTGCGTTCCAATTACCACGTGTAGCCGAAATTCCGTTTACCTCCGAACGCAAACGCATGAGTGTGGTGGTAGAAAGAATGAAAGCGGAAAGCAGCAGGACAACTATAATTCCTCAGTTAATCATTCCTCATTCTTCATCTCCTTCATCCCTCATCCTTTTCTGCAAAGGTTCTCCCGAACTTATCCTAGAGCACTGTCAGTACATGCAAAGGGGCGATCGAATAGAGCCATTGCAATCAGCACAACGCGATCGGATCTTATCCCATAACAATCAGTTGGCAAGTTGCGGGTTGCGCGTGTTGGGCATGGCCTATAAGCCGCTAGAGACATTGCCCTCTGAGATGGGTGAAGACGAAGCAGAACAAGATTTAGTGTGGTTGGGTCTGGTGGATATGCTGGATGCGCCGCGATCGGAGGTGCAAGAGGCAGTCGCTCGCTGTCGTACGGCGGGTATTCATCCCATCATGATTACGGGCGATCATCAACTGACAGCCTGTGCCATTGCCGAAGCATTGGGGATTGCAAAAACCGGCGACGAAATTTTAACTGGACGAGATTTGGAAAAAGCAAGTCCTACGGAATTGGAAGCCCATGTTGATCGGGTATGTGTCTATGCACGGGTGGCTCCTGAACATAAGTTACGCATTGTGCAAGCCTTACAGCGCCGTCGCAATATCGTGGCAATGACTGGGGATGGCGTCAACGATGCACCTGCTTTGAAACAAGCCGACATTGGCATCGCCATGGGTATCACAGGCACAGATGTCAGCAAAGAAGCCAGTGACATGGTGTTGTTGGATGATAATTTTGCCACGATCGTGGCGGCCGTGGAAGAAGGCCGGGTCGTGTATACTAACATTCGCCGCTTCATCAAGTACATCCTGGGATCAAACATTGGGGAAGTACTGACGATCGCTGCTTCACCCTTGCTAGTAGCATCAGGAGGGGTTCCCCTAACACCTTTGCAAATTCTGTGGATGAATTTAGTCACCGATGGTTTGCCGGCATTAGCGCTCGCCGTGGAACCCGCAGAACCCAATGTGATGAAGCGTCCGCCGCATGATCCAAGCGAAAGCATTTTTGCCCGAGGACTAGGAGCCTACATTCTTCGGATTGGCGTGGTATTGTCGATCATTACCATTGCGCTAATGGTGTGGGGATACAACTATACCTTAACAACCTATGGAGTTGAAGATCAACGCTGGAAAACCATGGTGTTTACAACACTGTGTTTGTCGCAAATGGGGCATGCCATGGCAATTCGATCGAATAGCCGCATGACGATAGAACTCAATCCACTTTCCAACCCATTTCTATTAGTTGCAGTTGGGTTAACCACCATGCTGCAACTTCTGCTCGTTTATGTAGAACCGCTGCGTAACTTCTTTGGCACCCACTACTTAACTCCTATGGAACTAGCTGTGTGTCTAGGGTTTAGCGTGTTGCTGTTTACCTGGATCGAACTAGAAAAACTAGTGATGCGATTTTTGTTCAAGCGCAAGATTGAGGATTAG